From uncultured Desulfobacter sp.:
GGCATGGGTCTGCGGTGTATTGACCCGATTGTCAAGGTCATCGAGAATGGGAGCGGCGTTCAAGGCCGATATAAGATCAGCACCCTCAGTTCGAATTAAGGAAATCAAGGCCCTCTGGTATTGCCGGACCACCACCCGGGTGTAACCGGGATACCTGTGGCTTTGTCTGGTTTTAGCCGTATTTTTCAAAATTTTAGCCAAAAACCGGTTCCGGGTCCGGGTTTTAACAAAAAACGTTGGCACACCAATGGCCGTACAAAAAAATATCTGGCGGCGCTCGCTTTCCACAGTTGGGGAATCGGGTATCATGGCATGGTCCACCTGCCGGGAATAGATACACTTCTGGACCAGGGCCGTGATCAGCACCTGCAGGTCAGCAGCCTTTCCCATATCCCTGACAACATCTTCAAACACGCTGAAGTAACGGTGTTCAAACCCGGAATACCCCATCTGGTGATATTTTCTCAAACGGACCAGCTGGTACAAGGCCATGCGCCCGTCAAACACACCCATTTCGGTCAGGTCTTTTTTAAGGTTGGCTTCGCTTTCTAAGCTGCCGTTCAAGGCCGGGCTATGGAAGGTGCTCATCACCGAGGTAAAATAGTCAATGAGGCGGCCATCCGGCACAAAATCCCCTTTCAGCCTGAATATATTTGCAATCAAACGGTCAAGCCACACCGGGCCAAAGGGGGTCAGAGATTTGCCCATGACCTTAAGATGGGCCTTTTTCTTCCATCGCCGCCAGATCATGCGCAAATGGGTATGGGTCAGTTCATGGGGCATAAAGCCAAGGACCTGTTCAGGGTGAAACTCCTGGAAGTCAAGCCTGTGGGGGGCGGCAGAATAGGTGGTGGCAAACAGGGGCAAAAAATGCTCCCAGATTTTTATGGATAGATCGCCTGTATATTTTTCATCCAGGGCCGTAAACCCTGAACCCGGATCAGCCAAGCACCGGGACAATTTTACGCTGCCAAGACTGATGTGAGTGCCGTTATTGGCCAGACTGATATTAGAAGTGTTGGGCAACACCACAAGGTTGGAGTTGATAATGCCGGCCTCCTTGAGTTGGGTTACGGCATTGATCTGGCTGCGTGACAACACCTTGTGGCAGACCCCCATGTACTCTTTTTTATCTTCTCCCCGGTCCCATCCGGACAGGCACGGACTCATGAATAATTCGCGGTAAAACGCATCTGAAATAACATCATTAAGCCGTTTCTGGTCCCCGGGCGGGGTGGCGGAAAAAAACACTTTTACCTTCTGGCCGTTTTCATTGAGTTCAAATTTATGGCCGGCATAGGCCACCAGAGCCTGGGTCAAAAGAAAACGAAGCAGGGTTTCGCCGGCAAGTTTCTCTCCCAAACTCCTTGGACCATCAGATTTGACCGGGTAAAAGGAAAAAAGTTCAGGTGAACTGTTGTCATTGGAAAAATGGGCGAGCATTTTTTCGCCCCAGGTTTTTATCGGTTCCGGCACACCATTGTCATCACCAATCGCATCGCCCAGGGCCAGCTTGAGCAGATAGGAGACAGGCACCCGCACTTGATTTTCCCCGTTTTTTTCAAACACGAAACAGGCTGCATCCTTGCGATATTCTGATGCGGGAATGGATTTATCGGCCTTAAGATCCTCATTAAACACTCGATTGGCAAACCGGTTAAGCACCCGGCGGGGAAACCATACCCAGGAATTCTCCCAATCTTTGCCGTCCTTATCTTTGAGCAGTCGTTCCAGTGCCAAGACCCTTCGCTGGGAGGTTTCTCCGGTTCGGGCCTGTTCCACAAGATTACGGTAATAATTAGAAGTCTCAATGACCCGAGCCAGGTCTATATTTTCCCGTTTTCCCGCGACCACCACCTGAAATTCATTTTCAGCACCTGCCGTGGCATCCCCGGTCATGAAAGGCAGGTTCCGGACAAAACGATCAGGAGTCTGATCATTCAGGCCGACAGCAGCCCTGATGCGATCCAGACGGCTGACCATGTCAAAGGGTGTTAACACATTATTTTCGTTACGTTTTATAGCTGCAATCATGTTGGGAAGTAATCCTGTCGCGAATGTTTATGAATATTTTACTCTCAGAAAGAAAATAGTACGTTATTATTACATTAATGTTATAAGGATGCTAAGATTTTGTGAAACAATTGTCTGTGTGGGAAAAAGGGGAATCCGGTAGCCCGGCCGGCGGAATTCATATGGGAGGAAAACAACTACATATCTATTTTTTTTCTTAATGCTTTGACCCTGCTGCGTCGGTTTTTCGAATCAAGGCGCCGGTTCTTTGATGCCCAGGTGGGCCGGGTGGGTTTTCTTTTTTTTACAGGCCGGACAGCACGTCTGATAAGTTCCGCAAGTCGTTCCAATCCGTCCTCGCGATTTTTTGCAGCGCTTCTATAGGTCATTGCTTTAATCACGATAACGCCCTGCCGGGTAATGCGCTTGTCCTTAAAAGATAAAAGTTTTGCCTTAATTTCATCCGAAAGATCCGAGGCCTGGATATCAAAACGGATATGAACACCTGAAGATACCTTGTTCACATTCTGCCCCCCAGGCCCCCGGGACCGGATGGGGTAAAATTCAATACTGGTATCCGGGATGGATATGTGATCGGATATTTTCAAAGTCACCTTCCTTTCTAAAAACCCCAAACCCACTTTATCCCTAAAACCACGGTAACCAGCAGGGCGCAGCCACCTGCAAGATTCAACACAGGACCGTTTCTGTACTGCTTTGCCCAGTTCCTGTCGTTGAGCAGCCATAAAAATATCCCCACAAAAAGCGGTGTGCCCAGAAATGACAGGGCCAGCATGATCAGCAAAAGATTAACCGGCCTGCCGGAAAGAAAGGCACCGGGAAGGGCAATGAGGCACCCGACCAGAATTGTCATCCGATATCGGCCACTTTTGGGGCGCATCTCCCAGTTCATTTTATCCCCAAGTACATAGGCCGCGGCAATAAAGGTGGGCATAATCGTTGAAAACACGGCACACCAGATCCCCAGACAGAAGAAACCATGAGCGTAGGTACCTAGAAGCGGTGCGATGGCATCGGCCATTTCAAAAAGGGTATTTACATGGATATCTGCCGGATGAAGTACACAAGCGCCGGTCAGATAAATGGCCGTGCAGTAAAGCCCGAATGCCCCAAGAAGAGAAAGAGCCGTATCAAAACGGGCTGTTCTCAGATCTGACACCCCCCACCCTTTTTCATGCACGGTATAGGTCTGC
This genomic window contains:
- the arfB gene encoding alternative ribosome rescue aminoacyl-tRNA hydrolase ArfB gives rise to the protein MKISDHISIPDTSIEFYPIRSRGPGGQNVNKVSSGVHIRFDIQASDLSDEIKAKLLSFKDKRITRQGVIVIKAMTYRSAAKNREDGLERLAELIRRAVRPVKKRKPTRPTWASKNRRLDSKNRRSRVKALRKKIDM